From Paenibacillus sp. PK3_47, the proteins below share one genomic window:
- a CDS encoding helix-turn-helix domain-containing protein codes for MKALIVDDEARVRKAVRLLVDWDAHQIGEILEAGGGNEAIELIREHKPALVIMDMMMDSGSGVELMTWVNEFAGNTKFIVVSGHNDFDFVRHAVRNGGIDYILKPIEADAINHAVSKAVAAWRSEEAERTQRQRESIRLNEIKPIYGEKLLSALIDDPVNSEASLRRLRSEGVIPEEAGSCRLILVQTDTGNNPLLKRFGGDNELLYYAIVNICNEFLQPQRQGISFRYWGGPPEIAILLWDTLESVTGLISRINQGIYLTLQFRMHFGISGVASLPRQLSAQRTEAAEALQRRNLLSHEDYCHFSSCSGEHTGQAAAADKKGSQPLTFADVQEDWKVAVISGNNEVLADAAQYWTQELSRGGVVTPEMLSTWKADVLTFRARLVREALGGQADAALAELERADSANPAPYANGYSFSLFAWRDWSFALMQRLVQELDARAVKERNPITDIVKYIDQNYQSDLSLQEVAGKFYVSREYVSRKFKQEYGINFTDYIGTVRIEKAKLLLQNPHLKLAQISEMVGFHDVKYFSKVFKKQVGSSPKEYRERVNS; via the coding sequence ATGAAGGCCCTTATAGTAGATGACGAAGCAAGAGTCAGAAAAGCGGTCCGGCTGCTGGTCGACTGGGACGCCCATCAGATCGGTGAGATCCTGGAAGCCGGCGGCGGCAATGAGGCCATAGAGCTGATCCGTGAGCATAAGCCGGCGCTGGTGATCATGGATATGATGATGGACTCCGGCAGCGGGGTCGAGCTGATGACCTGGGTCAATGAATTTGCCGGCAACACCAAATTCATTGTGGTCAGCGGTCATAATGATTTTGATTTTGTACGCCATGCTGTCCGCAACGGCGGCATTGATTATATCCTCAAGCCGATTGAAGCCGATGCGATCAATCATGCGGTATCCAAAGCCGTTGCCGCCTGGCGGTCTGAAGAGGCCGAGCGCACCCAGCGGCAAAGGGAAAGCATCCGGCTGAATGAAATCAAGCCGATTTACGGGGAGAAGCTGCTCTCGGCCCTGATCGATGATCCTGTCAATTCGGAGGCCTCGCTGCGCAGGCTGAGAAGCGAAGGTGTCATCCCTGAGGAGGCGGGCTCCTGCCGGCTGATCCTCGTGCAGACCGATACCGGGAATAATCCCCTGCTTAAACGGTTCGGCGGAGACAATGAGCTGCTGTATTATGCCATTGTAAATATCTGCAATGAATTTTTGCAGCCTCAGCGCCAAGGCATCTCCTTCCGGTATTGGGGCGGCCCTCCCGAGATTGCCATCCTGCTGTGGGATACCCTGGAGTCCGTTACCGGGCTGATCAGCCGGATCAATCAGGGCATCTACCTTACGCTGCAGTTCCGGATGCATTTCGGGATCAGCGGGGTGGCCAGCCTGCCCCGGCAGCTGTCTGCCCAGCGTACAGAAGCCGCAGAGGCCTTGCAGCGGCGCAATCTTTTAAGCCATGAGGATTACTGCCATTTCTCCTCTTGTTCGGGAGAGCATACCGGACAGGCGGCTGCCGCTGATAAGAAAGGAAGTCAGCCGCTGACCTTCGCAGATGTCCAAGAGGATTGGAAGGTAGCTGTAATCAGCGGCAACAATGAGGTGCTGGCGGATGCCGCCCAGTACTGGACCCAGGAGCTCAGCCGCGGAGGTGTGGTCACCCCGGAGATGCTGAGCACCTGGAAAGCCGACGTGCTGACCTTCCGTGCCCGGCTGGTCCGTGAAGCCTTGGGGGGCCAGGCAGATGCCGCACTGGCTGAGCTTGAACGGGCAGACAGCGCGAATCCGGCCCCTTATGCCAACGGCTACTCCTTCTCTTTGTTCGCCTGGCGGGACTGGTCCTTTGCGCTGATGCAGCGACTGGTGCAGGAGCTGGATGCCAGAGCAGTGAAGGAACGCAATCCGATTACCGACATCGTGAAATATATCGACCAGAATTACCAGTCCGATCTGTCTCTTCAGGAGGTCGCGGGCAAATTCTATGTCAGCCGTGAGTACGTCTCGCGCAAATTCAAGCAGGAGTACGGCATTAATTTTACAGATTACATCGGCACCGTCCGGATCGAAAAAGCCAAGCTGCTGCTGCAGAATCCTCATCTGAAGCTGGCGCAGATCTCGGAGATGGTCGGCTTCCATGATGTGAAATACTTCAGCAAGGTATTCAAGAAGCAGGTAGGGAGCTCACCGAAGGAATACCGGGAGCGGGTGAATTCATAG